One Bemisia tabaci chromosome 7, PGI_BMITA_v3 DNA window includes the following coding sequences:
- the LOC109041718 gene encoding uncharacterized protein, protein MGARPALCGWGALRAQPCGLLHSGQEQQVRNRDAAIRYSRVAPGMGPLWVAGLVIVSVLSGPCLCDSSTTPSSTNATTAATISKSKPNDTAIETSTDIDEYELLPEAASLTGDQEWIDGPDDGSEDEIIEEDADDIETAGSEVVSTVVKQDETGNGEEEPGMRRRRKKGRKRRRRMRKRPRTTTPNSAEADAYPTPPPSASEEPEKVPVAAQEEQTLRPGAAERFRWRGDKFNFKRELERDRKQFAEQSNREKVPYNAGDDLKPGKQAVQKPAPTKATVQYPLEQRPINVEQRPKENTLEPKPKEHHEQRIKVYPVEQKPKDYLSGEQLHRDYISGGQKQKEYATEQRPRDFPAPEQKPKENTNVEQKFKDYQNFGPTNRPISGKQQPQQQTPKHPEVDKVREPGPVFQNIPFRPIGYDGFQQYQKFYGNDPGINGTQQNRQKQQEQLKVQTEKALKPTGSSPLKIQDNTDERYQQSTTKVPPKFLNTNSNSFGNQPPPSKVPEISNSGYGPGYGPPKPNHGSFSQGQKEGKPDQERPSGFQSHQKPLFNVQQGPVQNSKPKPIGTKDTEPQSTTYKPSGFPHKLHNENLLSHNRPENNQYQKPPPGYQANQNFHDNSHRPKGPPPNLSSEGFHKSIKPDGFNAPPLVNSRVPSVPQQNILKQIASQNHQFPAHASVIVSDLETNSAKPQYNDLDDLHSKFRPQSIEQFNHQLVDPTLLTSPVLFEPPVPPVFEDEVQATKLPVSKVQLPPIQYPKAKFPPAPFLPSSQKQLPNTQFQRQAEPAPFRLPQKPELPLTPITLPTQSTHQQSFANQKKAPPQPPSAPTHEKGKQSIHVPSLENNEEKPFVPTNVQQTTTTESETVGYVDVQTTKAPAADTTTRKTPFNHSKRLPPTSAVIRKRVRPRPSKNTTETVPTQESDNKENLSEKYRGGARGKNTYRQHLTEIKPTPQTPDQSEIEQSENYESEPGHKSLSAYGNDGVFTNYEGEETTKAKQNKARYTTSFPESIIEETTPKPGRFGLHHVSAQQEILRQTLQKQSKDTVRAEESTDVPFIPNKSPADEIELDDSHYESVPQPVLPSSKKPHSFTPRKRQRTRGPDTILVTTSTTPKISQLEIITDRPKYSTADEYEFMVSDEELLKMMKPMMGDDFTDQQDTQELRFKAANIHGVKDEILDLIKTDSGSARLSRILRLRNMSLDDLIKHRERGSSQLHLSEIFTHRQHLEPTIQPGPPEIFSASNFGKNSEDDVAAQITPIFESNYIKSKGETDQTRATVSLTEIKTFEGSNANDKDNNREPKVFESMPSFTLRTDILEQINEKKENPPKTDSSWRFFGQVNKPQRPYEDVVISYTSTNRYPYRKPSVEEIDDIILLSDTEQYDAPRSNVIHAKVLADSGGERRDQEFFNETKKLSTGVKSAILVSGAIIGIAVLGFFALMISCRIKQKKARLRAQRDILCDHFHEELRSSARSTSPVMPPGMEENTCEHGVRSTAIPTRHYNNRHYYLWRTLRKTFQYE, encoded by the exons GGTTGCGCCCGGCATGGGGCCCTTATGGGTCGCGGGCCTGGTGATCGTCTCTGTGTTGAGCGGGCCATGCCTCTGCGACAGTAGCACAACCCCGAGCTCGACCAACGCTACCACCGCCGCAACCATCTCCAAGTCCAAACCCAACGATACTGCCATCGAGACATCCACCGATATTGACGAGTATGAACTACTTCCAGAGGCCGCATCTCTCACCGGTGATCAG GAATGGATCGACGGTCCTGATGATGGTTCGGAGGACGAGATCATAGAAGAAGACGCTGATGACATCGAGACAGCCGGTTCCGAGGTTGTCTCCACAGTCGTGAAACAAGATGAAACAGGGAACGGAGAGGAAGAGCCTGGTATGAGACGACGCCGGAAAAAGGGTCGGAAGAGGCGACGCCGAATGAGGAAACGCCCCAGGACAACAACACCAAACTCCGCGGAAGCAGACGCTTATCCAACACCCCCTCCAAGCGCAAGCGAGGAACCAGAAAAAGTTCCTGTTGCAGCACAAGAAGAACAGA CGTTACGCCCCGGAGCAGCCGAAAGGTTCAGGTGGCGAGGCGATAAGTTTAATTTCAAGAGAGAGCTGGAGAGAGATCGGAAACAATTCGCTGAGCAGAGTAATCGTGAAAAAGTTCCCTATAATGCAGGAGATGATTTGAAACCTGGGAAGCAGGCTGTTCAAAAGCCAGCGCCAACTAAAGCGACGGTTCAATATCCATTAGAGCAGAGACCAATCAACGTAGAGCAAAGGCCGAAAGAAAACACGTTGGAGCCGAAACCTAAAGAACATCATGAGCAAAGGATAAAAGTCTATCCTGTGGAGCAGAAGCCAAAGGATTATCTCTCAGGAGAGCAGCTACATAGAGATTACATTAGTGGTGGACAGAAGCAGAAAGAATACGCGACTGAGCAGAGACCAAGAGATTTTCCAGCGCCTGAACAGAAACCTAAAGAAAATACAAATGTTGAGCAAAAGTTCAaagattatcaaaattttggtcccacAAACCGACCAATATCTGGTAAGCAGCAACCCCAGCAGCAGACTCCAAAACATCCAGAAGTAGATAAAGTTAGAGAGCCTGGTCCAGTTTTCCAGAATATTCCGTTTAGACCAATCGGATATGATGGTTTTCAACAATACCAAAAATTTTATGGCAATGATCCTGGTATTAATGGCACTCAACAGAATAGACAAAAACAACAAGAACAGCTTAAAGTGCAGACTGAAAAAGCTTTGAAGCCGACCGGATCCTCACCATTGAAAATTCAAGATAATACCGATGAAAGGTACCAACAAAGCACCACCAAAGTAccgccaaaatttttaaatacaaacAGCAATTCTTTTGGAAACCAACCGCCACCAAGCAAAGTGCCAGAAATTAGCAATTCTGGTTACGGTCCAGGTTATGGTCCTCCCAAACCTAATCATGGCTCATTTTCACAAGGACAGAAAGAGGGAAAACCAGATCAAGAGAGACCAAGTGGTTTCCAATCTCACCAGAAACCACTTTTCAATGTACAACAAGGCCCAGTGCAAAATTCTAAACCTAAACCTATTGGGACCAAAGATACAGAACCTCAAAGTACAACTTACAAGCCATCTGGTTTCCCTCACAAACTTCACAATGAAAATCTTTTAAGTCATAACCGACCTGAAAATAACCAATACCAAAAGCCTCCGCCTGGTTACCAAGCAAATCAAAACTTCCATGATAACAGTCATAGGCCCAAAGGACCGCCACCAAACCTCAGCAGCGAAGGATTCCACAAGAGTATAAAACCTGATGGTTTCAACGCTCCTCCATTAGTGAACAGCAGGGTCCCCAGTGTCCCACAACAAAACATACTCAAACAAATCGCAAGTCAAAACCACCAATTCCCTGCTCATGCAAGTGTAATTGTGTCAGATCTTGAAACGAATTCTGCAAAACCACAATACAATGACCTGGATGATCTACACAGTAAGTTCCGACCGCAATCAATCGAACAATTTAATCATCAGCTTGTTGATCCTACTCTCCTTACTTCACCGGTACTTTTTGAGCCTCCAGTCCCACCAGTATTTGAAGATGAAGTACAAGCAACTAAATTACCTGTGAGTAAAGTGCAATTGCCACCAATCCAGTATCCGAAGGCGAAATTCCCTCCAGCTCCTTTCCTGCCGTCTTCACAAAAACAGCTCCCTAATACACAATTCCAGAGACAAGCAGAACCAGCGCCTTTCCGTCTTCCGCAGAAGCCAGAACTACCATTGACACCTATTACTCTACCAACGCAAAGCACCCATCAACAATCTTTTGCTAACCAGAAAAAGGCACCACCACAGCCACCATCTGCACCTACCCATGAGAAAGGAAAACAAAGCATCCATGTGCCTTCATTGGAAAATAATGAGGAGAAACCATTTGTCCCGACAAATGTTCAACAAACTACAACCACCGAATCTGAAACAGTGGGCTACGTAGATGTGCAAACGACGAAAGCACCTGCTGCAGATACAACCACACGAAAAACACCTTTTAACCATTCGAAGCGTTTGCCACCTACCTCCGCTGTGATTAGAAAGCGGGTGCGTCCACGTCCGTCTAAAAACACAACAGAAACTGTTCCgactcaagaatctgataataAAGAAAACCTAAGTGAAAAATACAGAGGAGGCGCTAGAGGCAAAAATACTTATCGTCAGCACTTGACAGAAATCAAGCCCACTCCACAGACTCCAGATCAATCAGAAATAGAGCAGAGTGAGAACTATGAATCCGAGCCAGGCCACAAATCTTTATCTGCATATGGAAATGATGGAGTTTTCACAAACTACGAGGGAGAAGAAACTACCAAAGCTAAGCAGAATAAAGCTCGATACACAACTTCATTCCCAGAAAGCATTATTGAGGAAACTACTCCCAAACCAGGTAGATTTGGTTTACACCATGTGTCAGCCCAACAAGAAATTCTTAGACAAACACTCCAAAAACAATCGAAGGATACTGTGCGAGCAGAAGAAAGCACAGACGTGCCATTCATCCCAAATAAATCGCCTGCGGATGAAATAGAATTGGACGATTCACATTACGAAAGTGTTCCTCAGCCCGTACTTCCAAGTTCTAAAAAGCCGCACAGCTTCACGCCTCGTAAGAGGCAACGGACGAGAGGCCCTGACACAATTTTAGTGACGACTTCAACAACACCCAAGATCAGTCAGCTGGAAATAATTACAGACCGACCAAAATACTCTACCGCTGATGAGTATGAATTCATGGTTTCGGATGAGGAACTCCTCAAAATGATGAAACCTATGATGGGCGATGATTTTACTGATCAACAAGATACACAGGAATTACGTTTCAAAGCAGCTAATATTCATGGGGTCAAGGATGAAATTCTAGACTTGATCAAAACAGATTCAGGTTCAGCTCGACTATCACGGATATTGAGGTTGAGAAACATGTCACTAGATGATTTGATCAAACACCGAGAACGAGGATCCAGTCAACTCCATTTATCGGAAATTTTCACTCACAGACAACATTTGGAGCCAACAATCCAGCCTGGGCCGCCGGAAATATTCTCAGCGTCAAACTTTGGTAAAAACTCAGAAGACGATGTTGCTGCGCAAATTACGCCTATTTTTGAGTCGAATTACATCAAGAGCAAGGGTGAAACAGACCAAACTAGAGCAACAGTTTCTCtgactgaaataaaaacatttgagGGCAGCAATGCTAATGACAAAGACAACAACCGCGAGCCAAAAGTCTTTGAGAGTATGCCATCATTTACTCTTCGAACTGATATTTTGgaacaaataaatgaaaagaaagaaaacccaCCAAAAACTGACTCCAGCTGGAGATTCTTTGGCCAAGTCAATAAACCTCAGAGGCCATACGAAGATGTTGTTATATCGTATACAAGTACAAATCGTTACCCGTACAGAAAACCATCTGTTGAGGAGATTGACGACATCATTCTACTGTCAGATACAGAGCAATACGATGCACCAAGGAGTAATGTCATTCATGCCAAAGTCCTTGCTGACAGTGGTGGAGAGCGGCGTGACCaagaatttttcaatgaaactaaaaaactcTCTACAGGAGTCAAATCTGCAATACTTGTCAGTGGTGCCATAATTGGAATAGCAGTTCTTGGTTTCTTTGCTTTAATGATCTCATGCAggataaaacagaaaaaagctCGATTAAGAGCACAACGTGATATCTTATGTGATCATTTCCACGAGGAATTGCGAAGTAGCGCAAGAAGTACTAGTCCAGTCATGCCTCCAGGAATGGAGGAAAACACCTGTGAACATGGTGTTCGGTCTACAGCCATACCGACGCGACACTATAACAACAGACATTATTATTTATGGCGAACACTTAGAAAAACTTTTCAGTATgagtaa
- the LOC140225048 gene encoding uncharacterized protein: protein MRIKKYAKLLEPKSEITAEKYPSRGQVLSNLLYELNVKKQYLSQSVENVIDRVIPFWVKARSPTLRKDKCKKKLIQLYQEYRNIQRIVNKKNASKYEAAFTNSLHHLFEIDSSDALACMSVEDRPYLLSEKEKARRENQNSQKKEKKVDKQVLQEELPGEGYADRRYLASNELEAARKQMKKKKRTLREERQKQKAEAYAKRLSEKIILSGSSSQDSKPSSQGSVFESKLQSPKRKRLQILDEELSSTLDRTRTSNRNATFLIAKTAKSMGVDVKTLTVSEASVRRRRAELRKNSAQRIQKNFNPDVPLTIHVDGKLLPPLMGGKKKVDRLPILVTGHNIDQLLSVPALPSGKGIFIAEAICQTVREWNIEEQVKSICFDTTSSNTGVKSGSCVCTERILGKRLLYCACRHHVSELLLDAAVTSRIGKRNQPENPIFTNFRDKWEDINPSTYTTALDDPDILENVQPIKTELLNFCFEQLSKHKHREDYRELLELVIIFCGATPERGVRFRRPGAVSNARWMAKALYILKMYMFQKQLTMSKELLGHIKDICTFIVCIYVKYWFQSPSGAMAPKNDCDLLSSLLAYEKINLPISTAALEKLLNHLWYLSEELVAFAFFDERVPFKTKIRMVKAMEKESSTTSPPRKASLDINLLRRKKNISLENFVTSNTHNFFNLLNIPKDFLNSHPSEWSQLENYNAACKIVKSMKVVNDAAERSVALMTAFNNAITSKEDQKQFLLLTVTENLKKYPSARKTFLL, encoded by the exons ATGCGAATAAAGAAGTATGCGAAGCTTTTAGAGCCTAAATCGGAAATTACTGCCGAAAAGTATCCGTCTAGAGGGCAAGTGCTCAGTAATTTACTGTACGAACTTAATGTTAAAAAACAATATCTGTCACAAAGTGTGGAAAATGTCATTGACAGAGTGATACCTTTTTGGGTTAAGGCTCGAAGTCCCACATTAAGAAAGGacaagtgcaaaaaaaaattgatacagcTGTACCAAGAATACAGGAATATTCAACGAATCGTAAATAAGAAAAATGCGTCGAAGTATGAAGCAGCTTTTACGAACAGTTTACACCATTTATTTGAAATTGACAGTTCTGATGCTTTAGCGTGTATGAGCGTAGAGGACAGGCCATATTTGCtgtctgaaaaagaaaaagctaGAAGGGAAAATCAAAActcgcaaaaaaaggaaaaaaaggtggATAAACAAGTGTTACAGGAAGAATTACCAGGTGAAGGATATGCTGATAGAAGATATCTTGCGTCAAATGAACTTGAAGCTGCACGGAAgcagatgaaaaaaaagaagcgtACCCTTCGGGAAGAAAGACAAAAGCAAAAAGCCGAAGCATATGCTAAGAGactctctgaaaaaattatattgtcaGGATCGTCTTCACAAGATTCTAAACCGTCATCTCAAGGAAGTGTTTTTGAGTCTAAGTTACAATCGCCCAAGAGAAAGCGGTTGCAAATATTAGACGAGGAATTGAGTTCAACTTTAGATCGCACGAGAACCTCCAATCGAAACGCCACTTTTCTCATCGCAAAAACCGCTAAATCAATGGGTGTTGATGTGAAGACTCTAACTGTTAGCGAGGCATCTGTGAGACGAAGAAGAGCTGAGCTAAGAAAAAATTCTGCTCAACGAATTCAAAAGAACTTTAATCCTGACGTGCCTCTCACAATACATGTAGATGGCAAACTTCTACCTCCATTGATGGGTGGTAAGAAAAAGGTTGACCGATTACCAATTTTAGTCACAGGTCACAACATTGATCAACTTTTAAGTGTACCTGCATTGCCCTCTGGCAAAGGTATCTTTATAGCTGAGGCAATTTGCCAAACTGTTCGGGAGTGGAATATAGAGGAGCAAGTCAAATCTATATGCTTTGATACCACGTCCTCAAACACTGGAGTTAAAAGTGGTTCTTGTGTCTGTACGGAGCGAATCTTAGGTAAACGTCTCTTATATTGTGCTTGTCGTCATCATGTTTCTGAACTCCTTCTCGATGCTGCAGTCACTTCTCGCATAGGCAAGAGGAACCAACCTGAAAATCCTATTTTTACCAACTTCCGTGACAAGTGGGAGGATATCAATCCAAGCACCTATACGACGGCCCTAGACGACCCTGACATTCTTGAAAATGTGCAGCCTATCAAGACAGAACTTTTAAACTTCTGTTTCGAGCAACTTTCG AAACATAAACATAGAGAAGATTACAGAGAGCTTCTAGAACTTGTGATCATATTTTGCGGAGCAACACCAGAGAGAGGAGTACGATTCAGAAGACCTGGAGCAGTATCAAATGCCCGCTGGATGGCGAAGgctttatatattttaaaaatgtatatgtTTCAGAAACAATTAACTATGTCCAAAGAACTGTTAGGTCATATTAAAGACATTTGCACTTTCATTGTTTGTATATACGTAAAGTATTGGTTCCAATCGCCGTCGGGGGCAATGGCGCCAAAAAATGACTGTGATTTGTTATCGAGTCTTTTGgcttatgaaaaaataaaccttcCTATTTCTACAGCTGCTTTAGAAAAGTTACTCAATCATCTATGGTATCTGTCCGAAGAATTGGtagcttttgcattttttgatgAGCGGGTCCccttcaaaacaaaaattcgcATGGTGAAGGCCATGGAAAAAGAGAGCTCAACAACTAGTCCTCCAAGGAAAGCATCGCTTGACATTAACTTATtgagaaggaagaaaaacatCTCATTGGAAAATTTCGTAACTTCCAAcacgcacaatttttttaatctactGAATATCCCTAAGGATTTCCTCAACTCCCATCCTTCCGAATGGAGTCAGCTAGAAAATTATAATGCAGCTTGTAAAATCGTAAAGAGTATGAAAGTCGTCAATGATGCCGCCGAGAGATCGGTGGCATTAATGACGGCTTTCAACAATGCAATAACATCGAAGGAAGACCAAAAGCAATTTCTACTCCTTACTGTCACagagaatttgaaaaagtatCCCTCAGCAAGGAAGACATTTTTGTTGTAG